attaaatttgttgaatacGAAATAAAAGACAtgcattcataaaataatactgtattataaaaagCTTTCAACTGTATTAAAAGCATTTCTCGAAGatcactttcaatttttcacaTTCAGAATCAGAACAAATAGCCTttataaaatagtcatcgatgaaATTCCATTAAGCGCAGTGCATTGTGTATCCAATGAGCAGTAGGCTGATTCagatgaataatatcaatatttattcttGTCATCCTCATAGTTGCTTCATGTTTGAGTGGCCAGTTTACGGGTGTAAATTACGTTTCCagtagaaaatgttattttcatgAACTGAAACAAAgtaaaaatttccaatttttcaagtCAAGGTTATATATTCAATTCTAGTGATTTTTCTCATTGAACAATATCTATTTATAGTAGGACTATATAGCATTACAGTATATAATATCCAGAGTAACCTATATAATAGAGTATATAATATCTCTGACGCCTATGCAGAGAATAAAGGGATGAATATTGTACTACAACTTTTACTTATTCTGTCTTGTAGAATGTAGAGAAAAGGCGATGTTACAGATAAccacattgaatcaaataatattatatagccTACTGTGGGTTCATCGAAATAATATAAATCTAATATATCGACTAAAATATTTGCCAGAATCATTTTTTTACTAGGAACCTGCTTTCGATTGCTtcatcattatcaattattttctatAGAGTGAGGTGACAGTTGAAACATAACTAGCTTACGGTACATCAATTTAACGTATACTAGCAGTTTACTAAATATCTATTACAATAGAAGCAACCGaaaatagtatttttatttgttttaataaataatggttatgggcaattttttcattacagtattaaacgaaatattgaatgaaaaagactaagaaattgtcaaaaaaccactgatttattgataattagaaagaccggtttcggttattacaccattgtcaatctctgataaacgtttatcagtggttttttgacaatttcttagtctttttcattcaatatgaataattaccacaatatcaacttctcaactatacaaaaagttgaacgaaataatttttattattattatcaaacgaaaatccaaatttaatgctgaaatttccatctgtagttactattatttttactatttttaatagaatttttaatttgattcagGTAACATTTAACAAAcgtaaattttcattttctattctGTATCATTGTAGCCTATATTAAAGAGTGGGCCCATTTTCTATGGCAGCTAAAGCCAACACTCCTCAAAAAgggtaaaaaagtaaaaaaagtgAAGCTCACATCATTTATGTTGATATAGGTGTTGAAAGAATAGCAGTCCTATTTTGCAACAAGTTGTGCTGTATGCTAGCTATTAATTTGAGTGAATCTCgttcattttatcaatttatttttcatcacaaattatttataagTTATAGGTATGACTGGAAGAGAGCTATGAATATGTTATAACATGTTGTAATGGAGCGGAGAAAGATATACCTTCTCGTATACACTCTCACCTTCGCCGCTGCACTATGTTTTGATCCTTACTATATATCTCCTTCGCCGCTctactatatatatatcttgATCCTTactacatatttttcaacatcttCAACCACTTACATCTTTGAAAGATAGGTAGTTAAGCGTGTAGATGCCATAAGGTTTCATCTCTGTGTTGACATTGGCGCGTATCAGCATTGTAAGAAGAGTCTGATTAAACCACTTCGGCTTGTCAGTCCAGGGAATATTTGCGAGAGTTTGACGTAAGATATCAttctgaaaaaatcaataactttttcaattgacctattagggccgtttgcacagtcaaagctttaACGAAAttaaatcagctggtggcttaaactcaaaatgaaacacattataacaaacgagacttgatacgtatttaatccagtttaaaatgaaatttagtttaaactgtaactgtgcaaacggcacttatATGTATAAGATCTTTAAATGGATTAAACAACCagatattaataaaagattttagccaggtcactcccgtgttataccggatgggcacgttaattgCATGTCCCCGCTGATGTATAACAGTcatgaggcccattgacggcttaaattataaaATCAGGCTGGGAGATACCTTCCTGTAAGGGACTACCCAACAACAAAAATtcataacatacataaaaatattaatctgagtacccttataaattattttcaagtgattttcaagaaatcactTGAAAAAGTACGGTATTAGTAGCGGAAACATGTAGTGACAAAATGATTTATAAGGGTGTATTcagatttctatttctatttatattaaaagtagccctaaagaaaaaagacaaggTTCATAACGTACGGATTTACATTTTTAGGATGAGTGGAGAACCGTTTAAATGATGAAAGAAGCTTATCCTGCTGTTTCAATCTGAATAGAAATAGCTTATCGTAGATTTTATTCATTGATGGAGACAAAATAAGTTATCCTTGGtttctcattaaaaaatacaagaaaaatagaGAGATGAATAGTGGAAAATACAATTAAATAGACGGAAGTCAAAATATACGTACCctatataaatacaaaagatgAGGAATTGACGGGGTCCCGAGTGAAGATCAGAAACACAGCTAATAAATGTCAAGAGTTTTCTTTACTCAAATTATCATACATttactataattattcatacagaaatcaaagtacaaaataatataaCTTGATTGTATGATTATTAGTGAAATACTATTATAATGATTTACTATAAGTTCTACAGTATATTGTCGTTAATGATACAATTTAGTTACATTGAttgcatatttatttatttcattgacaatcacaattTGTACGGTATCTAATGTGTCactaatgataataaaatagttTCCAATTCAGAAGCTTGCTGATCTATCTGAAAAGTTAATTCATTCTTACACTTCAAATATCACCTTTATGacgaattgaaaaaaaatgaggtACGGTAGGTTTCTGTAAATTCTTGTGATTCGTCTTATTATCACTTTTTTCTGTCTCTGTACTCTCATCTCTTCAAACATTCATTGTCTGAGCCTTTATCTTTATGCAACTTTTTGACAAATTGGAACCTAAAATATGGGCAAAGTTTCCCGAATTCTGCCACTCATTTCAAGCGATGTCAAGGTTCAAACAAGAGAATAAGCAACAAGGTAGATATTCACCTGGTTGAAAATCCGTTGCCCATtgtgaaaaaagaagaaagctGCAAGGTTGATCACTATGAAGAATGATCCGAAGTTCAATCTCTTTTTTAGATCATCTGACTGTGGAATGTAAGTAAGAATGcttttaaacattaaaagaataGTTGTCAATAACTATTATAACCGTATTattatgaaacatttttatACTCTTTTGTTAGAGGATACAATTTGTTCAGATGTGAGGTTTCTATCAAGCTTTCGTGTTTtttgttgaatgaatgaaaataggtgaaataatggagaaaaaataaatttaggaGAGATAAATGGTACAATGAGTTGCCTCTTAgggtgggcacacaccagtcagtcaagtcaagacaagactagtcacgattagtcacaatacttcacatagttgcttatgaagcaacacacaccgattagtcattgcaattagacatgtcttcataaacAACTATGTGAagatgtgaagtattgtgactaatcgtgtcttgtcttgacttgactgactggtgtgtgcctaatcttagtttttctctcccggtcAGTGCTTTCTtgcaaaaataataacaaaaaaatgtatagaataaataaataaaatgacaatGATAGGTAGTAAGagattttttcagaacactACAAAATAGTACCGTAGGCTATACCTCTGATTAATTTTGTGAATATAATGATTTCTCTAACATTAGGCCTATATACTGTATACTGGAAATAGCTGAATAATGCTGTCTGGTACTACGTTCATTAGTAAGCTATGTAATTTCCTGaatactttttttattttttattcagttttacaGAATAAGCCTTTCTATGTTCCAATAGACCTCTTTTACGTATACTAAAATCAGATCCACTTTTTCCCAGCCCGCAATGCCGTACCGTATATAGGGCCTAGCATTTAACTAATAAGTTACAGTTTGGTTCTTTTCATAATGTATTTTATAGAATATATACCGtataatatcaacattatgctataaatataaactcaattttttcattttaacagAGCCATTAAAACTTAATTCATCATATATCTATATAAACTGGAATTCATTAATTATATACCCCAGCAGCTGctggataaataataaataatattctattcaatttaatagaaattgTTGTGAAGATGTTTAAGGATAGAATTCTTATTtatgattcatttatttgcagGCTCAATGAGTCATTGGAAAGTATATGAGAAGTCATTTACCGTTAGAAAGAAATAAGCCATGACGATGCAGTAGAGTATAACCGTTGTATTAATCGAAGTTACCACCCATTCTGAGCACTCCGTGACAATTCTAAAATTTCTGTaattaaatttaaatgaaaatttcaattaatagcaacaaaaatattttaccagCTCTAAATAAGCCAGCAACTCATTCAATAAACATTATCATACAAAGGTGAGGAGTCACAATTGCACTCTTAAAGTCactaattaaatttatttcaacgtTTTCAAGGAAGGTCAttgtattaatatatttttaataatccaTTTTCAGAAATTCATGAGTAATATCTCAAAATCGGCAATTAGACTGTAATTAGCAcagatattacattttttcttatttgatCTCTAGACTGGTTCCTTTCATCAAACGTTTGGTAGGCTAGGCCTATCTCATCTTACGATAATCTTCAATCCATCATTATTATGGTTTGCAAGAGGtcattctatatttatatagtATCTGTATTACTAATAAAAAAGTCACAAAATCAGTCGCTGAGAAATATTGCGCTGTTGTCACGTTGTCGGTAGGGGAAGTGACTTCAACGCAAAGCTGGAAGTGCAACAGTGCCACTTCGCTGGCAAGAGATTTTCGGCAGTCCTCGCTTCATGGTTCCATTTCTGACAACAGCATCAAGTGCCTTCCTTATTTTGTGTCCACTttctgtagtgagattcacttaaagtGGTGTTTTGGTGGCTTCCAAAAAAAAACGGGATTAATTTTTGAACGGACAtgaccatagccacctctaatacaaggccccggcctacgatatttcaacgtcgcagcgtaggcctagagtctaatacatgattggtgaaaaagatcagctggtactttttgaaatctttttcaccaatcatgtattagattctaggcatacactgcgacgttgcaatatcgtaggccggggccttgtattagaggtggctatgacatgACTCACCTGTTAATTGTTTGATGACACCGTACTACACGAGCCATATCATTCCTCAACTTTGTCATTTTACTCTGCTGTTGTGCGAAAGAAAACTGCTCGGTTGAGGATTCATCTTCATCATACTCATGCACAATATCGTCCAATAGCATGTACAGTGTTTCAAAATCAGCCAACACACGTTCGATGGCTAGATACACTGAGCAATGCGCCACAAACCCCTCACAATTCAACGCCATTACCAGTAATATGTGTAAACTATAAGCGTAAACAAAAAATACTGGAGACTTAAAATCAGGTAGACAGTACGATAGATAAGGAGTTGGCAAGCTTGTATATTCATTCGAGTGACTCTCTAGCCCAATGAGCTGGTTCAAAATATTTCGGTTGATAACGAAAAAAAGCATTACAATGAAAAACATGGCCGAGTTTCTTGCAACTACAGTCatgttttctctcttttctttaaAGAACTTTTCAATTCTTGTCCACAGATCTGCGTTGCTGCTATCAAACTGTGAGTGGCAAACCGCGAATTCATCCTCTATGAGTTCTATGAGCTTAATAGACTCGCGATGATTCAAACTGCGTCTGACCGCATTGTAAATCAACAgcaatgaatttataaaatctaTACATGCAGGTAGAGTTTTATCTATATTATCTGGCTCAGTGAGCACTGCCTTGAATACATAGACGTGTACAATAATgtctattataattaaaaatataagtgGTAGAGAGTTATTGTAGCGCATCATAGCAATGTATTTCCTCAGAAAATCTGTGATTTCCATTATTCCTGAATAATGGGCAGATATTTTGATACCTGATATTTTCAAGACAAATACTATTTACCGAACACAAAAAGTTCTGTGATTATTACAAGAATTTAGTAGTTAGCATTTtcgatttatgataaattcactgaaattattcaaccatttcaattataaaatgatcTAGCCTATTCATGATGTGAATTTCTCCTTTGTAGTTTTATCACACTCAAtccaaaatacaataattaggAACAGTGTGTGTAAATATGTATTTTCATGCTCCAGATGAACTCTGTGTTCCTTGTAAAATAAATCTTATGTTCCAAAAAATTGTTCTGTAAAAGTGAGAAGTAACTAGCAGAATCGTATCGAACAATATCAAGAAGTACTTTCCAAAACTTGACGTGAAGAACTAGCACCACTGACAGAACGGAGGAAAATATGACGATTTCCCGGATTCCGGACTGCAGAGAAAAATAAGCAAGTACTGTAATCAACCTGACAATTATACTCAAATAATAGACATTATATCATCCAGAAATACCAGTTTCTAGAAAAAGATATTTCCGAAAACTACTAGTTATCTTCTATAAGGGTAAGTATTGTTATTAGTGTCTTGAAAACTACAcgctatcattattattcagcTATCAAtatgtaattattttttcaatcattaactGCCAGATGATTGCTGTCTTGAGTactagaataattttattattcgtCCTTTGTGAGTCAACAACGCCCTACCAGAGCACCCACGGAAAAAACGTCTTAGATCCATTCCTTTTTAAAAGGTATAATAATACGACTCAGCTCGAGAAGCTACAAGTATAGTTATCTCCACAAATTATACctacaaaaattattgtttttttatctATAGACTTGAAATGTAAGTTGATATACAATCAAATTAATCCTTAAAAACAAGTATTGGAAATGAGAACTAGACGGTGAAATACATTGTGAACATCAGGATCTAGCGCTCCAATTATTGTGCATAATAGATTTCTATCAGGACTGAATCGTTTTCATTATCTTTCTGTGGAGACTGTTGAGGAAACTCTTGAGATTgaatatcattcaaaaataaGGAGAAACTTTTATTTTCCTGAATGTAAATTACAAACTATTTATTGCAGTGAATGGTGTCTCAGATATACTTTTATTTTTCCGAGTGTTAATTACCTACAAACAACTTGAAAACAGTTACCTACAAACAGTTTATTTTGGCGAAACTTAGATGTAGTAAGGCGACTTGTGAGCAATGAATTTTCCGAGTGTGAATTAGAAAATACTTGAACAGTTTTGGCGAAACTCAGATAAAGTAAGGTGGCTTGCGAACGGTAATTCCGAACTCGGCGAGGGTCGGAGCCAGGTCTTCCATGGTGAGTGAGTAGCGCCGGTCCTTGGTCTTGGCTGACTTGCTGGCTGTTACGTTACTGCTGCGCACCTTGCAATGTTGCAGCGCATCATTCGCGATGTCGCAGATGAACTTCTGTGCCTCCAGCTAGATCAGTCGCACAATCCTAGGATCATAAGATTCAAAACCAGCTGAATTAAGGTATGCCGATGTAACTGCGTCTGGAACAGTGGGCGAATAATCTTCGAGCTGATGTAGAAAATCGACAATCGACGTTCCAGCCAAAATTTTCACATCTGCATCTGAATCGGTCTGATCGCTTGTAGGATTCATCTTAaattaaaatgttttcaaatgagCACAACAAGGTAGATGATAGTGAAATCAGTACCAAAGCCAGAAACATAGAAAGAGGAAAGGAGCATGATTGGTGCACTCAGCCACCTGTATGCACCAAATCTACCCCAGTCTTTTGCAATTTAGAGGTGATAAGGTATGAAAAGTTGTGTTTTACTGTCAACATATGTCTCATGTGtgtgacaaaatttgaattgttttcaGCTTTCCAGTTCCATCAAGAAATTGTGCCAAACATCCGAACATATACTGTGTCTAgtcatatattttataaaatatttggcCGATTAATGTGCCCTAAGAAATCATTATCCAGTTAGTAAACTGaactgaataaaatatgaataccAAATAGTTTCTTCATCCAAAAGAACTTAATacgaaaattatttatttaaaacaatCGGACTCACATACTGATTATAATGATTGGGTATTTTTGGATATAAGTTCTTTAATTATTGGGAGAATATTGGTCTTGAAagtgaaaaatgataatatcaCCTCATTCTTTTATCGAAACTTttattaatcaaaatttgggagttTTGGGTAATGCCTGGTTGTTTTTCCCCAACTATAATGTTTCGTGATAGtcaataaatggaataaatatgAATACTAAACAATAACTTCACCCGAAATagctatattgaaaaattatttattcaaaacaatATCGAACTTACATATTGATTATGATGTTTGAAAATCTTAAGATATTAGTTTCTCACATTTAGAGGGAACCAGAAAGGATAATCGTTTGAGGTTGAATTTAAAGGATTCCCAATTTATGTTCCATGAGAGCATGAGGATGAGGTCTGGTCTCACGGAACTCAGTGGTGTTGAGAATGTCTGAGAAATCGAGTGTTTCGTCGTTACCGAGGATGACATCTCGACTGAAGTTGGAGGATGGCAGGAAAGGAAGATGGCCGACATTCTCAAAGGCCTTGAGCTCCATGGCGACGCGGAGGGGCGCGTGAATGCCCTGGGTGTTTCGCATTACGGCCATGTGGAGGCGCTGCTGGTTCTTCTGATAGTTTCGTTCGGATGTCTCCAGGGGGTGCTGGTAGAGGGTGGGCCTCGCCGCACCCAGGCCAAACGTCATCGGGTCCGGGATGCCGTACTCGTTCTGCTTGTCGGCATTTGGCTGGCGGTGGAAGCCTGTCGACTTCTCTTTCAGTGGAGGTAGACCAAAATCCTGCAAAAAACAATTAAAACTTTAGTCTACTAGCAGGAATAGCTCGGATgtcaatttttttatacttgATGAAGTGGAATTGATAGAATAAAGTAAACCCCTGCTTAGGGGTGAAACATAGTGGCACGGCGAAGCTAGAGTGTTGTATGGAAGGTAGCTGAGTGTTTATGGAATGCATGTATCAAAACATAGTGGAGAGTGTAGCTAAAGTGTAGGATAGAAGGTAGCTGAGTGTTTATAGAATATATACATGTATCATTTATATACGAGTAATACATTAAATAGTATAATGTAGAATGTATACATTTATAGAATATAGCATGTATCTAATGTCACAGTCATATGTTGGTTCATTCTCTGGCCCAGCCTGGaaaaggtgcaattccttacgAAGGCTAACGCTGACAAACCACCCATTCACACACTGGCCTTCATTGGGTCAACATATGGATGCGAAATTACATTGGTCTAGTTTCCTTGAATTCGTAAAGTTTTTTCAACCTTTGAGTTGAATGggtgattatgaaaaattaagtCAAGTTTAGCCTAcgcaattcaattcaagtttattgtatttgcttttaGGAATgtatttgtttaataatttatttaaatacagAAAGAAGATAGAAAACAATTGTAATAACTTCAAcagtataaaattataaagtagaTATTCTAATTAATCtcaaagtttcaaaaaataatgccCTATTGATCATTTAAATAGTACCTTatgttattcaatattattctttttatgATAACAATCATGCAAGGCCTTGCCCACTTATCTACAGGATTTTTCAACAAGTTTCCAATAGCAGCAAGAGACCTGTCGACCAGGCGAATTCAGGGCGCTCTGAGGAGATTGCTGGTAGAGAACCCACCATGCATTCCATCAGTTAGTTCTTTATGTTGGGAAACATGCTGGTAagttcaattcaatattcaattcaaaagttcttatttttattaattatttgttgTTGTGACTAGCTTTGTTTTTTTGACGTGTCCTTGTGGTTTTAGTGATCACAGTATGGACAAAATACTAAATAGTAAGCAAGATgctttgataattttattttttctataatgtTCCGTATCCATataatttatgtttttaattcatataaaataattattgttcctcAGTAAAAATTAGCCTACTGAACAATGTTATTTTCTAGGTTATGGCGCAGCAcgattgtaaaataaaaattccatAATATGCTGGTTTATTTAAAGATACGTAATTAGCCTGTTGCATAAAGTTTTGCAAAAATTcgataatttatatttaaataaactaacttagttttattttgaataaataattgactgagtcatttcatgaaaataatgttcatatcaaaaatatgataaaatataaatttctaaGAACTTACCATTTTATAAGATGGGATTGAACAAAACAACTTGTAGTTTTTGGAAAATGAATCCAAATATTAATTACTGGAACTGCaataattcaacaaatttaattattgagCGGAGAGATTCACAGGTTAGTTTCGGCTTTTAGCAATTTTGTTTGTCACCACCACAGAGAAAAGAGAAAGCAGAAGGCAAGGTACCTCCAACCGCACAGTCACTTCGACTAAAGGTCTTCCGCCATTAAAGGTAGTAGAGCGGCgcgtatttcaaatttcagtagAATTATGGAGTATTTAAAACATTAGTGgaaagggcaaaaatgattttaatcaAACTAATGtcaagttcaagacttgccatttgagaatattattaataacatctatctccTTTTGACAATATTACTTCTTAAAGATGGCTCTCTCCTAAAAAAATAcgctcttgaaatctgtgttgacaattcctcattgatcgctgcatcATCTCATCTGGGATGTTGcggatttcattttgaattacgtttttattttgaatcaattcaaaattattgatgaaatccACTCTGCATGGCATTCAATGGCAACTGTGCTAGTGAGTATTGGTTTGTAACCATGTAATTTCACGATTAGGTTGCATTTcttggtcccatgatctgtccacctgcgattttctgtttgtggagctatctcaaatcaaacgttttcacaatttgaccaataactgtggttgaatcataacaaacaattaaacatgaaattaacaatatcccagctaAAATGTTGCAGAggtcaatgaggaatcgtcaaaaCAGATTTGAAGAGTGTATTTGTGCAGAtggaagccatcttaaagaagtaagtatcaaaaagtgataaatgttattaataattctcaaatggcaagtcttgaactttatattagtttgaataaaatcatttttctacaactgcgcgtaaagaaagaatttacatactcaattctcctcgtaaaacagctcatttctgaggagaatctactttacCACTCGCTAaccattcgcgcatgcgcagtagattttctttacgctcggtaatcattcgcgcatgcgcagaagagtttctttacgctcgctgatcagctgatggtaagcagctcgccaaaaagtcagatcttaacctaaaaagtcggtaattgtaactccgctgatataagtaatttaacaggcttGGGCAGTTATAGAAAAAAGtttgtatgtaattcgagcataatgcttctttatcgctcttccAACTGTTTTGCGCAAGCGATAAAGTCATGCATtatgctcttaatacataaatagctattttccccttcccactaatgttttatagcgtttttaaaagttccagtTATTCTGTGTTATTGGGGACCAAGCTTCACTCTAAGGGTgcaaaatcatgaaaaattattataacattcatacagaaatgttctatctaataacagtaaatttagattaattcccagaggaatgcaaaaatttccctcacaaaggcccgattgcacaaaagtcggttaaattttaatcctgctcaacttcacgtgaaccaaatcaaagaagaccatttcaaagagatggatctactggaattaatcaggattgaaaataacctggcttttttgcaaccgccactaagtacctgattgaattattacaaaagttcaacagctgaatcataattttgacacagtccacacacatgaactcgctcactcacttctatcatcaacagacgacgaaataattattatcagctgtttttccaaggatgaataataattatccttttaatgtccttcagcgagttttcccagggatgagacctagttcaatcgaatctttatattataaacctactatgttctgaatttcgtgagaatcgttagagccgtttttgagatccagtggaatacaaacatataaacatctaaacctctgaacatataaacagaaattgctcgtttaatagtataggatagagaGAGTATGAAGACATTGTAAATTGAAGATAAACATTGAGAGTGAATCTAAGAAAGTAATAACAAGATTAATATAACATAAATTTGTCATTATAGTGACCGGTAGGTTAGGCCACAGTacttagatgaaaacggtaggggtcatgaaatgtgtgcgcagtggccagccagctagattgcgagCCAGTTAGATCGCCAGCTAGATAATATAGGGGATATACAGTCAATTGGTGTATAGTAAGGTTCACGTTACCGTATAATGGccgtatttgattaacattggtgttgctttttcctatagaaggcagtggcaagtcagagaatcggcaatgctatttcccctctgccattataatgtggacctctcTACAGGCTACATACAGATAAGTTATTATGAATCATGCGCCTGCTACACCCGTTGGGAGGGTGGCCatttgagccaactcctctgaatatgactcatgagttgtaaaatcgcttcccggtggttctgAACTCACCTAGAACTGTAGGTTCACTAATCTCTGGTTATCATCTGCATCATTACCCAAGGCTCATGAGGTTAGTATCATCCTCAgcatttctatatatttttttttaataaagcaAACGATTAATATACCGTACACATAATATCCACAAGACTCATgagtattttattcaatttgccaTTATGAAACATTCGTAATCAGCACTCATTATTTTGTTCTTGATTACTGTATACGGTATGGTAACTGAAATATTTGCCTTGGCGATTACCAAGTAAAAAAGTTTCACtaaacttctgtttatatgtttagatatttatatgtatgtatttcaccgaatctcgaaaacggctctaacgattctctcgaaattcagaacatagtaagGTAAAGGTGCCAGTAGTTGACCATGCACTAGTAGTTGACCATTTTGTATGATTCGATTAAATAACAGTTCTGTATGCTTCAGCCAACTTCCAATGAGCTCTTCAAGTACCTACCTACTGCCATCTTGCGGCATAAGCTAGAAGCTTAGCAATTAACTACATCTGGTTCTGGTTTATAAATGGCTGACATTAGTTGGTGAGCAGTTCATGAAAGTATGTGGTATGTGTCTTTTTCTTATGAGATTTGATAAGAAGAGTGGTATGGTATCAGATAGCAGCTGTAAGAGCCAAATATTGGATTCATTGGGTAAGACTagcaataattttgtttttttaaagtaTTTTCTAAGTCAGATACGGTACACAATCATGTTTCTAATAACATAACCCTACTTATACA
The window above is part of the Nilaparvata lugens isolate BPH chromosome 12, ASM1435652v1, whole genome shotgun sequence genome. Proteins encoded here:
- the LOC111050107 gene encoding uncharacterized protein LOC111050107; the protein is MEITDFLRKYIAMMRYNNSLPLIFLIIIDIIVHVYVFKAVLTEPDNIDKTLPACIDFINSLLLIYNAVRRSLNHRESIKLIELIEDEFAVCHSQFDSSNADLWTRIEKFFKEKRENMTVVARNSAMFFIVMLFFVINRNILNQLIGLESHSNEYTSLPTPYLSYCLPDFKSPVFFVYAYSLHILLVMALNCEGFVAHCSVYLAIERVLADFETLYMLLDDIVHEYDEDESSTEQFSFAQQQSKMTKLRNDMARVVRCHQTINRNFRIVTECSEWVVTSINTTVILYCIVMAYFFLTSDDLKKRLNFGSFFIVINLAAFFFFHNGQRIFNQNDILRQTLANIPWTDKPKWFNQTLLTMLIRANVNTEMKPYGIYTLNYLSFKDFMKITFSTGNVIYTRKLATQT
- the LOC111050112 gene encoding proteasome maturation protein gives rise to the protein MDFGLPPLKEKSTGFHRQPNADKQNEYGIPDPMTFGLGAARPTLYQHPLETSERNYQKNQQRLHMAVMRNTQGIHAPLRVAMELKAFENVGHLPFLPSSNFSRDVILGNDETLDFSDILNTTEFRETRPHPHALMEHKLGIL